In Paenibacillus sp. 1781tsa1, one DNA window encodes the following:
- the plsY gene encoding glycerol-3-phosphate 1-O-acyltransferase PlsY — protein MILQIAAIVLSYLLGSISFSVLLAKAIRGIDIRQHGSGNAGATNTLRILGKGPAIAVLLLDVLKGVAAVWIGIWLSDGSAWIPALSGIAAIAGHNWPLYFHFRGGKGIATAIGVLVSLAFLPALCAGVIAILSIVLTRYVSLGSLIFVAFTPIFILVLPGYSMNIFWGSLIICLFAFWRHRTNIAKLAKGQENKLGSKNPGGGKRVV, from the coding sequence GTGATTTTACAAATCGCAGCGATTGTGCTGAGTTATCTGCTCGGTTCGATCAGCTTTAGTGTCCTCCTTGCAAAAGCGATACGGGGGATCGATATTCGTCAGCACGGAAGCGGAAACGCAGGAGCTACCAATACGTTGCGTATTTTGGGTAAAGGACCGGCAATCGCTGTTCTGTTACTTGATGTACTTAAGGGTGTTGCAGCTGTATGGATTGGAATCTGGCTGAGTGACGGTTCTGCCTGGATTCCTGCACTCAGTGGTATAGCAGCCATTGCAGGACATAACTGGCCTCTTTACTTCCATTTTCGTGGAGGAAAAGGGATTGCCACGGCCATTGGCGTTCTGGTGAGTCTTGCTTTCCTACCTGCGTTATGTGCTGGGGTGATCGCTATTCTGTCTATTGTATTGACCCGATATGTTTCATTGGGGTCGCTGATTTTTGTAGCATTTACACCGATCTTTATCCTGGTATTACCCGGATATTCAATGAATATCTTCTGGGGGAGTCTAATTATTTGTCTGTTTGCGTTCTGGAGACATCGTACCAATATTGCGAAGCTCGCCAAAGGACAGGAAAATAAATTGGGATCGAAAAACCCTGGAGGGGGTAAACGAGTTGTCTAA
- a CDS encoding DUF2768 family protein produces MSAMDKMWLSLVAILIMGLSVFLITFARAKTKGIVRGILSLIAFLIMLIGFFGGIASLT; encoded by the coding sequence ATGAGCGCAATGGACAAGATGTGGCTGTCATTGGTCGCCATCCTCATTATGGGACTATCTGTATTCCTGATTACGTTTGCTCGTGCCAAAACAAAAGGTATTGTACGGGGGATTCTTTCCTTAATTGCATTTTTGATTATGCTGATTGGCTTTTTCGGTGGAATCGCTTCTCTGACCTGA
- a CDS encoding 2Fe-2S iron-sulfur cluster-binding protein: MDYKVTFLPMNKSIVLKPGATLLHAARRAGVKITTRCDGKAACLMCKVNVNEEYRAELYPPTDAEKRKLGSLLEAGTRLSCQAKVCGSLSVHVPEDPLKAAIRKQLERQQQEDDWF, translated from the coding sequence ATGGACTACAAAGTTACTTTTTTACCCATGAACAAATCAATCGTGCTCAAACCAGGGGCAACACTTCTGCATGCAGCTCGACGTGCCGGAGTCAAGATTACGACCCGATGTGATGGTAAAGCGGCTTGCTTGATGTGCAAGGTGAACGTAAACGAAGAATATCGGGCGGAACTGTATCCGCCAACGGATGCAGAAAAGCGCAAGCTGGGTTCATTGTTGGAAGCAGGTACACGACTGTCCTGTCAGGCCAAGGTGTGTGGTTCTCTATCGGTTCATGTTCCAGAGGACCCGCTAAAGGCAGCCATTCGGAAACAACTGGAACGTCAGCAACAGGAAGATGACTGGTTCTGA
- a CDS encoding NAD(P)H-dependent glycerol-3-phosphate dehydrogenase has protein sequence MSKKVAVLVAGSWGTALASVLAANQLDVMMWTRGEDQANEINSKHTNTRYLPDAELSPRIQATSDMEAAVEGAIAVLIVAPSSAMRAVTNQLKAYYKPEMLVIHATKGFETESLKRMSTVISEELECEEGRVVVLSGPSHAEEVVKRCPTTVVVASLDKSSAEAAQALFMNAYFRVYTNRDMLGVELAGAFKNIIALGAGMSDGLQFGDNAKAALLTRGLAEITRIGVEMGANPLTFSGLAGIGDLVVTATSQHSRNWRAGSMLGQGQKLDDVLKSMGMVVEGIRTTQAAYFISQKYGVQMPIADQLYHVLFQERQPRDAVEALMGRDPKTEMEVMKLETWEQWHS, from the coding sequence TTGTCTAAAAAAGTTGCTGTTCTGGTCGCTGGGAGCTGGGGAACGGCTCTGGCCAGTGTACTTGCCGCCAATCAGTTGGACGTGATGATGTGGACACGTGGTGAAGACCAGGCTAACGAAATCAATAGCAAGCACACCAATACTCGCTATCTTCCGGATGCGGAGCTTTCACCACGTATTCAGGCAACAAGTGATATGGAAGCTGCGGTGGAAGGCGCTATAGCTGTGTTAATTGTTGCGCCTTCTTCAGCCATGCGTGCAGTTACGAACCAGCTTAAGGCTTATTATAAGCCTGAGATGTTAGTCATTCATGCAACCAAAGGTTTTGAGACAGAAAGCCTCAAACGGATGTCTACAGTCATTTCAGAAGAACTTGAATGTGAAGAAGGCCGTGTTGTTGTTCTTTCTGGCCCAAGCCATGCGGAAGAAGTGGTGAAGCGTTGTCCGACTACTGTGGTTGTAGCTTCATTGGATAAGTCATCTGCGGAGGCTGCTCAAGCTTTGTTTATGAATGCCTATTTCCGGGTTTACACGAATCGGGATATGCTCGGTGTTGAGCTGGCAGGCGCATTCAAAAACATTATTGCTCTTGGTGCAGGTATGTCCGATGGTCTTCAATTTGGTGATAATGCCAAGGCTGCCTTGCTAACACGTGGTCTGGCAGAGATCACACGTATTGGTGTAGAGATGGGAGCGAATCCGCTAACGTTTTCGGGACTTGCCGGAATCGGAGATCTGGTTGTAACGGCTACAAGTCAGCATAGCCGGAACTGGAGAGCAGGTTCGATGTTGGGCCAGGGACAGAAGCTGGATGATGTTCTGAAGTCCATGGGCATGGTGGTAGAAGGCATTCGAACTACACAAGCTGCCTATTTCATCTCGCAAAAATACGGTGTGCAAATGCCGATTGCGGATCAGCTGTATCATGTTTTATTCCAGGAGAGACAGCCGCGTGATGCAGTTGAAGCCTTGATGGGACGTGACCCGAAGACTGAAATGGAAGTCATGAAGCTTGAAACCTGGGAGCAATGGCATTCCTGA
- a CDS encoding stage VI sporulation protein F, translating into MGNNISKDALNAINKKTGKTITEGAVKKLASTVKPTTIQNEAQLRQLIKQVSAMAKVPVSEDTVKDIVSAVKKSGLNPSSMESLMKMMMKK; encoded by the coding sequence ATGGGTAACAACATTTCCAAAGATGCGCTGAATGCAATCAACAAGAAAACGGGTAAAACGATCACAGAAGGTGCCGTCAAGAAATTGGCAAGCACGGTGAAACCAACGACGATTCAAAATGAAGCTCAGTTGCGCCAATTGATCAAACAAGTATCCGCCATGGCGAAAGTTCCGGTATCTGAGGATACGGTTAAGGATATTGTGAGTGCGGTCAAGAAAAGCGGATTGAATCCGAGCAGTATGGAATCGTTAATGAAAATGATGATGAAAAAATAA
- the der gene encoding ribosome biogenesis GTPase Der — MARPVVAIVGRPNVGKSTIFNRIIGDRLAIVEDKPGITRDRIYGIGEWNGKPFSIIDTGGIEIDGEDVILKSIRMQAELAIEEADVIVFMCDAKAGITQSDEEVAEMLYRSGKPIVVAVNKVDNIGRSELIYEFYGFGFGDPIGVSGSHGTGVGDLLDAIVEKLPELEEETYDEDVIRVALIGRPNVGKSSLVNAILGEERVIVSDVAGTTRDAIDTPFEKDGQRYVLIDTAGMRKRGKVYETTEKYSVMRAMRAIERADVVLIVINGEEGIIEQDKHIAGYAFEAGKASLFVVNKWDVVEKHDKTMKEFETKIRDHFLFMTYAPVVFLSALTKQRLQKLLPVVKHVAEQHSLRVQTHLLNDVVSDAVAINPPPTDKGRRMRINYVTQVAVKPPTMVVFVNDPELMHFSYERYLENKIRAAFNFEGTPIRIFTRRKSDEG, encoded by the coding sequence ATGGCAAGACCCGTTGTGGCAATTGTCGGACGACCGAACGTGGGTAAATCCACCATTTTCAATCGGATCATCGGCGACAGACTGGCCATTGTGGAAGACAAGCCGGGCATTACCCGTGACCGTATATATGGAATCGGTGAATGGAACGGTAAACCATTTAGTATCATTGATACAGGTGGTATCGAAATTGATGGTGAAGATGTCATCTTAAAATCGATTCGGATGCAAGCAGAGCTCGCTATTGAAGAAGCGGACGTTATTGTATTCATGTGTGATGCAAAAGCAGGTATTACGCAATCGGATGAAGAGGTAGCAGAGATGCTCTACCGCTCAGGCAAGCCTATTGTTGTAGCTGTTAACAAAGTGGATAATATCGGACGAAGTGAGCTCATTTATGAGTTTTATGGATTCGGTTTCGGTGATCCCATCGGCGTATCCGGAAGTCACGGTACAGGTGTAGGTGATTTGCTTGATGCTATTGTGGAGAAGTTGCCAGAACTTGAGGAAGAGACTTACGATGAAGATGTCATTCGTGTAGCTCTGATCGGACGTCCTAATGTGGGTAAATCTTCACTGGTGAACGCTATTCTGGGGGAAGAGCGTGTCATTGTAAGTGATGTGGCTGGAACGACCCGGGATGCGATTGATACACCTTTTGAAAAAGACGGCCAACGTTACGTGCTGATTGATACAGCAGGTATGCGTAAGCGTGGTAAAGTATATGAAACAACTGAGAAATACAGTGTAATGCGTGCTATGCGTGCGATCGAGCGTGCGGATGTCGTTCTGATTGTCATTAATGGTGAAGAAGGCATTATTGAGCAGGACAAGCATATTGCTGGATATGCATTTGAAGCGGGCAAGGCGTCTTTGTTTGTCGTGAACAAATGGGATGTAGTTGAGAAGCATGACAAAACGATGAAAGAGTTTGAGACGAAAATTCGGGATCACTTCCTGTTTATGACGTATGCTCCAGTCGTATTTTTGTCAGCCCTGACAAAACAACGCTTACAAAAATTATTGCCGGTTGTAAAACATGTAGCTGAACAACACTCGTTGCGTGTTCAGACGCATCTGCTTAACGATGTCGTATCGGATGCGGTAGCTATTAACCCTCCGCCAACAGATAAAGGACGGAGAATGAGAATCAACTATGTGACTCAGGTTGCCGTTAAGCCACCGACCATGGTTGTTTTTGTGAACGATCCGGAATTGATGCACTTCTCATACGAGCGCTATCTGGAGAACAAAATCCGTGCAGCGTTTAACTTTGAAGGTACACCAATCCGTATATTTACTCGGAGGAAGTCCGACGAAGGTTAG
- a CDS encoding 1-acyl-sn-glycerol-3-phosphate acyltransferase, producing the protein MIYTFCSTLLRIIYTILFRLEAVGRENIPKEGGVLLCSNHISNFDPPTVGIKIRRQVRFMAKSELFEIPVLGRIIKAVGAFPVKRGGVSKESIKTSLNILRDGQVLGIFPSGSRHNDGGIGKKGAASFALRSGATVIPTAIIGNYKVFRKMKVVYGAPVSLDEFKEDPSGEALEKATEKIMSKINEMVQTGVPSK; encoded by the coding sequence ATGATTTACACATTTTGCAGCACATTACTGCGGATCATTTACACCATTCTTTTCCGCTTGGAGGCCGTTGGACGGGAGAATATTCCGAAAGAAGGCGGCGTACTTTTATGTTCCAATCATATTAGTAACTTCGATCCTCCAACTGTTGGTATCAAAATTCGCCGTCAGGTGCGTTTCATGGCCAAAAGCGAATTGTTTGAAATTCCGGTACTCGGCCGAATTATTAAAGCCGTAGGCGCTTTCCCCGTTAAACGTGGAGGTGTGAGCAAGGAATCCATCAAAACCTCACTCAATATTTTGCGTGATGGTCAAGTGCTTGGGATCTTCCCCTCGGGGAGCCGTCACAATGATGGAGGTATCGGCAAAAAAGGAGCAGCGAGTTTTGCTCTCCGTAGTGGCGCTACAGTTATTCCTACTGCTATTATCGGTAACTACAAAGTTTTTCGTAAGATGAAAGTTGTATATGGAGCACCAGTAAGTTTGGACGAGTTCAAGGAAGACCCCTCCGGAGAAGCTCTGGAGAAGGCGACTGAAAAGATTATGTCCAAGATTAACGAAATGGTGCAAACGGGCGTGCCAAGCAAGTAA
- the rpsA gene encoding 30S ribosomal protein S1 has product MSEEMKNQEATQDELDQFVSLKKGDTVKGTIVKLEDNQAYVSIGYKYDGVIPIRELSSLHVDSASDAVEVGQEVEAKVLSIDDEKEKLVLSKRAIDSENAWDQLQKHFEDQDVFEVVVGDVVKGGLVADVGVRGFIPASMVERHFVEDFSDYKGRTLRVKVKEIDRENNKVILSQKDVLEQEFEANKATVMAGLQEGQVIEGTVQRLTQFGAFVDVGGVDGLVHVSELAWTHVEKPSDVLSEGDKVSVKVLKVDPEKGKISLSMKAVQPGPWETASEKFNSSDIVTGVVKRLVDFGAFVEIAPGVEGLVHISQISHKHIGTPHEVLKEGQEVQVKILDMNPSEQRVSLSIKETEEAPAQPQKSERPARNNAPREEINNPNVSLNNQGMSTTLGELFGDKLSKFK; this is encoded by the coding sequence ATGTCGGAAGAAATGAAAAATCAAGAAGCAACCCAAGATGAGTTGGATCAATTCGTTTCCTTGAAAAAAGGAGATACCGTAAAAGGAACCATCGTCAAATTGGAAGATAACCAAGCCTATGTGAGCATTGGATATAAATATGACGGTGTCATTCCAATTCGTGAACTGTCTTCATTACATGTGGACAGCGCGTCTGATGCAGTAGAAGTTGGACAAGAAGTTGAAGCTAAAGTTCTTAGCATCGACGACGAGAAAGAAAAACTCGTTCTGTCCAAACGTGCAATCGACAGCGAAAACGCTTGGGATCAATTGCAAAAGCATTTTGAAGACCAAGACGTATTCGAAGTTGTTGTAGGTGATGTTGTTAAAGGTGGTCTGGTAGCAGACGTGGGCGTACGTGGATTTATCCCGGCATCCATGGTTGAACGCCATTTCGTTGAAGACTTCAGCGACTACAAAGGACGCACACTGCGTGTTAAAGTGAAAGAGATCGACCGTGAGAACAACAAAGTGATCCTTTCCCAAAAAGACGTACTGGAACAAGAATTCGAAGCAAACAAAGCAACGGTTATGGCTGGTTTGCAAGAAGGTCAAGTGATCGAAGGTACAGTACAACGTTTGACTCAATTCGGAGCATTTGTTGATGTGGGCGGAGTTGACGGTTTGGTTCACGTATCCGAGCTGGCTTGGACACACGTTGAAAAACCATCCGACGTTCTGTCTGAAGGCGACAAAGTTAGTGTGAAAGTGCTGAAAGTTGACCCTGAAAAAGGCAAAATCAGCCTGAGCATGAAAGCAGTTCAACCAGGTCCTTGGGAAACTGCAAGCGAAAAATTCAATTCCAGCGATATCGTAACAGGTGTTGTAAAACGTCTGGTCGACTTCGGTGCATTTGTTGAAATCGCTCCTGGTGTTGAGGGACTTGTGCATATTTCGCAAATCTCCCACAAACACATCGGCACTCCTCATGAAGTGCTGAAAGAAGGACAAGAAGTTCAAGTTAAAATCTTGGACATGAACCCTTCTGAGCAACGTGTAAGCTTGAGCATCAAAGAAACAGAAGAAGCTCCTGCTCAACCACAAAAATCAGAGCGTCCAGCAAGAAACAACGCTCCACGTGAAGAAATCAACAATCCAAACGTTTCCTTGAACAATCAAGGTATGAGCACTACGCTCGGCGAACTGTTTGGTGACAAACTCAGCAAATTCAAATAA